A genomic window from Streptomyces sp. 846.5 includes:
- a CDS encoding acetoin utilization protein AcuC → MTPHPHQQRPLDLFWDDDVTRYDFGPGHPMDPVRLALTMSLVRAFGLDRLPNVTVRSAPAAGDSTLGLVHDPDYVAAVREVARTGEPDPSRGLGTEDNPAFAAVHDASALIAGLSVAGAEAVWRNSGRAVNFAGGLHHAMPGSASGFCIYNDAALAVARLLELGAERVAYVDVDVHHGDGVQQAFWDDPRVLTISLHEHPRTLFPQTGWAEETGGPAAEGTAVNIPLPAGTGDSGWLRAFHAVVPELLAAFRPQALVTQHGADTHLDDPLAHLAVSLDAQRVVAAALAGLADEHAGGRWLALGGGGYAVADVVPRSWTHLVAIAAGRPIEPEQETPEEWRAEVMRRTRQHAPLRMTDGMAATWKDFDGGYDPADRLDQAVLATRRAVFPHHGLLP, encoded by the coding sequence ATGACCCCGCACCCGCACCAGCAGCGCCCGCTGGACCTCTTCTGGGACGACGACGTCACCCGCTACGACTTCGGTCCGGGGCACCCGATGGACCCGGTGCGGCTGGCGCTGACGATGTCGCTGGTGCGGGCGTTCGGGCTGGACCGGCTGCCGAACGTCACCGTGCGCTCGGCCCCGGCCGCCGGGGACTCCACGCTCGGGCTGGTGCACGACCCGGACTATGTCGCCGCGGTCCGCGAGGTCGCCCGGACCGGGGAGCCGGATCCGTCGCGCGGGCTCGGCACCGAGGACAACCCGGCGTTCGCCGCCGTGCACGATGCCTCCGCGCTGATCGCCGGCCTGTCGGTGGCGGGCGCGGAAGCCGTCTGGCGCAACAGCGGACGGGCCGTCAACTTCGCCGGCGGGCTCCACCACGCCATGCCGGGCAGCGCCTCGGGCTTCTGCATCTACAACGACGCCGCCCTCGCCGTCGCCCGGCTGCTGGAGCTGGGCGCCGAGCGGGTCGCCTACGTGGACGTCGACGTGCACCACGGCGACGGGGTGCAGCAGGCGTTCTGGGACGATCCGCGGGTCCTGACGATCTCCCTGCACGAGCATCCGCGCACCCTGTTCCCGCAGACCGGCTGGGCCGAGGAGACCGGCGGCCCGGCGGCCGAGGGCACGGCCGTCAACATCCCGCTGCCGGCCGGCACCGGGGACTCCGGCTGGCTGCGGGCCTTCCACGCGGTGGTGCCGGAACTGCTCGCCGCCTTCCGGCCGCAGGCCCTGGTCACCCAGCACGGCGCGGACACCCATCTCGACGACCCGCTGGCGCACCTGGCCGTCAGCCTGGACGCCCAGCGGGTGGTGGCGGCCGCCCTGGCCGGGCTCGCCGACGAGCACGCCGGGGGACGCTGGCTGGCGCTGGGCGGCGGCGGCTACGCGGTGGCGGACGTGGTCCCCCGGTCCTGGACGCACCTGGTGGCCATCGCCGCAGGCCGTCCCATCGAGCCGGAGCAGGAGACCCCCGAGGAGTGGCGCGCCGAGGTCATGCGGCGCACCCGGCAGCACGCCCCGCTGCGGATGACCGACGGCATGGCGGCCACCTGGAAGGACTTCGACGGCGGCTACGACCCGGCGGACCGGCTCGACCAGGCCGTGCTGGCGACCCGCAGGGCGGTCTTCCCGCACCACGGGCTGCTGCCCTGA
- a CDS encoding phosphatase → MIKAEELYAHLLDSRIAGQVATPRENNLSKYAHFARRDPWVLLGLDPEGEWTQDDVLELMARRAGVSPDRNHRQGQDTIDPQLTIDALDAVAGVVARTAERGGSVMMGTGHPGQLIGFHSALGDALEAAGCAVLTPAHGSDFLMHSVHGARSCSLDYVQRVGVVRVYEGAPPSGVSPSAPVPAEGGPAARGELSDPVHTHSPQPVRIALAALAEAGQPRPDLLIGDHGWACGAGRLGVTSIGLADSNDPGVFVAEAEGMVAAAVPLDDGVRPECYELLSAYVLQQAGMSR, encoded by the coding sequence GTGATCAAAGCCGAGGAGCTCTACGCCCACCTGCTGGACAGCCGTATCGCCGGGCAGGTCGCCACCCCCCGCGAGAACAACCTCAGCAAGTACGCCCACTTCGCCCGCCGCGACCCGTGGGTGCTGCTCGGCCTGGACCCCGAGGGCGAGTGGACCCAGGACGACGTCCTCGAACTGATGGCGCGCCGGGCGGGGGTCTCGCCCGACCGCAACCACAGGCAGGGCCAGGACACCATCGACCCGCAGCTGACCATCGACGCCCTGGACGCCGTCGCCGGCGTGGTGGCCCGCACCGCCGAGCGCGGCGGCTCCGTGATGATGGGCACCGGGCACCCCGGGCAGCTCATCGGCTTCCACTCGGCGCTCGGGGATGCGCTGGAGGCCGCCGGATGCGCTGTTCTCACTCCGGCGCACGGGAGTGACTTCCTGATGCACTCGGTTCACGGCGCGCGCTCCTGCTCGCTCGACTACGTGCAGCGGGTGGGAGTCGTGAGGGTGTATGAAGGAGCACCCCCGAGTGGAGTGTCGCCCTCCGCACCAGTGCCCGCGGAAGGCGGCCCGGCCGCCCGGGGAGAGCTCTCCGACCCCGTCCACACCCACTCCCCGCAGCCGGTCCGGATCGCCCTGGCGGCACTCGCCGAGGCTGGTCAGCCCCGTCCTGACCTGCTCATCGGGGACCACGGCTGGGCCTGCGGAGCGGGCCGGCTCGGGGTCACCTCGATCGGTCTGGCGGACTCCAACGACCCGGGGGTGTTCGTCGCCGAGGCGGAGGGCATGGTCGCGGCGGCCGTTCCGCTCGACGACGGTGTGCGACCCGAGTGCTACGAACTACTGAGCGCCTACGTACTGCAACAGGCTGGTATGTCTCGGTAA
- a CDS encoding helix-turn-helix domain-containing protein — MASGERPLNEVNFLTVAEVASVMRVSKMTVYRLVHSSELPAIRVGRSFRVPEQAVHDYLRESYVGRETA, encoded by the coding sequence ATGGCGTCTGGAGAGCGGCCTCTGAACGAGGTCAACTTCCTCACCGTGGCGGAAGTCGCCTCGGTGATGCGAGTGTCGAAGATGACCGTGTACCGCCTGGTGCACAGCAGTGAGCTGCCTGCGATCCGCGTAGGCCGCTCCTTCCGGGTTCCGGAGCAGGCGGTCCACGACTACCTTCGCGAGTCCTACGTGGGACGGGAGACCGCGTAG
- a CDS encoding AURKAIP1/COX24 domain-containing protein, whose protein sequence is MGSVIKKRRKRMAKKKHRKLLKRTRVQRRNKK, encoded by the coding sequence ATGGGCTCCGTTATCAAGAAGCGTCGCAAGCGTATGGCCAAGAAGAAGCACCGCAAGCTTCTCAAGCGCACCCGCGTTCAGCGCCGCAACAAGAAGTAG
- a CDS encoding NAD-dependent epimerase/dehydratase family protein, whose protein sequence is MGKVVLVTGVARHLGSRYVQAIRRQPGVDLVVGVDLQPSAHDLDGTSDPDGLAALAEYLFVRADIRRPTVAGVIAQHRVDTVVHLNVSTTGLGSTSRSTVKETNVIGTMQLLAAAQKAAGVQRLVVKSTTSVYGSAPRDPAVFSEQMQPKVLPSGGFAKDAVEVEGYVRGFARRRPDVAVCVLRFANIVGPYADTPLADYFALPVLPTVLGYDPRLQFIHEDDAVEVLRLASVEPRRGTTNVGTFNVAGEGVMVLSQAARRLGRPTVPMLLPAVSWMAGLARQTRLLDFSPEQMRMLTHGRVVDTTQLRETFGYHPCFTTEQALADLARSGRPGLLRSEQVADWTSKVAAQLRVAALPQGGGKKR, encoded by the coding sequence TTGGGTAAGGTCGTGCTCGTCACCGGAGTGGCCCGGCATCTGGGGAGCCGCTACGTCCAGGCGATCCGTCGGCAGCCGGGCGTGGACCTGGTCGTCGGCGTCGACCTGCAGCCCTCCGCGCACGACCTCGACGGCACCAGCGATCCGGACGGCCTCGCCGCGCTGGCCGAGTACCTCTTCGTCCGGGCCGACATCCGCCGCCCGACGGTGGCCGGGGTGATCGCCCAGCACCGGGTGGACACCGTGGTGCACCTCAACGTCAGCACCACAGGCCTGGGTTCGACCAGCCGGTCGACGGTCAAGGAGACCAACGTCATCGGCACCATGCAGCTGCTCGCCGCGGCGCAGAAGGCGGCCGGTGTGCAGCGGCTCGTGGTCAAGTCCACGACCAGCGTGTACGGCTCGGCGCCGCGCGACCCGGCGGTGTTCAGCGAGCAGATGCAGCCCAAGGTGCTGCCCAGCGGCGGCTTCGCCAAGGACGCGGTCGAGGTCGAGGGCTATGTGCGCGGCTTCGCCCGGCGCCGTCCCGACGTCGCGGTGTGCGTGCTGCGCTTCGCCAACATCGTCGGCCCGTACGCGGACACCCCGCTCGCCGACTACTTCGCGCTGCCGGTGCTGCCGACCGTGCTCGGCTACGACCCCAGGCTGCAGTTCATCCACGAGGACGACGCCGTTGAGGTGCTGCGGCTGGCCTCGGTGGAGCCGCGGCGCGGCACCACCAACGTAGGCACCTTCAATGTCGCCGGCGAGGGCGTGATGGTGCTGTCCCAGGCGGCGCGGCGGCTCGGCCGGCCCACCGTGCCGATGCTGCTGCCGGCGGTCAGCTGGATGGCCGGGCTGGCCCGGCAGACCAGACTGCTGGACTTCTCGCCGGAGCAGATGCGGATGCTCACGCACGGGCGGGTGGTCGACACCACCCAGCTCCGCGAGACGTTCGGCTACCACCCCTGCTTCACCACCGAGCAGGCGCTGGCCGATCTGGCCCGGAGCGGCAGGCCCGGGCTGCTGCGCTCGGAGCAGGTGGCCGATTGGACGTCGAAGGTGGCCGCGCAGTTGCGGGTCGCCGCGCTGCCGCAAGGCGGAGGGAAGAAGCGATGA
- a CDS encoding lysophospholipid acyltransferase family protein, with amino-acid sequence MSSAREQAGTAGGSADDGEARAKVIPIGTGRGARSARDGRGARGGRGAQRRTEELADPTVLSEPVVEAEPAVAAEPGAGPEPAPEAATERPERPSGRGVADSVADAVGHALTGPLGGLAGRLLGRGWEERAAGGLGFLRRRLTGEYEVDEFGFDPELTEKVLLSAVRPLAEKYFRLEVRGAENLPEKGGALVVANHSGVLPWDALMTQVAIHDHTPTQRHLRMLAADLVFVLPGVNELARKAGHTLACNEDAQRLLELGEIVGVWPEGFKGIGKPFADRYKLQRFGRGGFVSSALRAGVPIVPCSIVGAEEIYPMIGNARTLARLLGLPYVPITPTFPWLGPLGAVPLPTKWTIQFGEPIPTDSYPPEAADDPMLLFNLTDEVRETVQHTLYKLLVQRRSVFF; translated from the coding sequence ATGAGCTCGGCAAGGGAGCAGGCCGGAACGGCGGGCGGATCCGCGGACGACGGCGAGGCACGGGCCAAGGTCATCCCCATCGGCACCGGGCGCGGAGCGCGGTCGGCGCGGGACGGTCGCGGCGCCCGCGGCGGTCGCGGTGCGCAGCGGCGTACCGAGGAACTGGCGGACCCGACGGTCCTGTCGGAGCCCGTGGTCGAGGCTGAGCCCGCTGTGGCAGCGGAGCCCGGGGCAGGACCGGAGCCCGCACCGGAAGCGGCGACGGAGCGGCCGGAGCGGCCCTCAGGGCGCGGCGTCGCGGACTCCGTGGCCGACGCGGTCGGCCATGCGCTGACCGGGCCGCTGGGCGGCCTCGCCGGGCGGCTGCTCGGCAGAGGCTGGGAGGAGCGGGCCGCCGGCGGCCTCGGCTTCCTGCGGCGCAGGCTCACCGGGGAGTACGAGGTCGACGAGTTCGGCTTCGACCCGGAGCTCACCGAGAAGGTGCTGCTCAGCGCGGTGCGTCCGCTGGCGGAGAAGTACTTCAGGCTGGAGGTGCGCGGCGCCGAGAACCTGCCGGAGAAGGGCGGCGCGCTGGTCGTCGCCAACCACTCCGGGGTGCTGCCCTGGGACGCGCTGATGACCCAGGTCGCCATCCACGACCACACCCCGACGCAGCGTCATCTGCGGATGCTGGCCGCCGACCTGGTGTTCGTGCTGCCCGGCGTCAACGAGCTGGCCCGCAAGGCCGGCCACACCCTGGCCTGCAACGAGGACGCGCAGCGGCTGCTGGAGCTGGGCGAGATCGTGGGCGTCTGGCCGGAGGGCTTCAAGGGGATCGGCAAGCCCTTCGCCGACCGCTACAAGCTGCAGCGATTCGGGCGCGGCGGCTTCGTCTCCTCGGCGCTGCGGGCCGGAGTCCCGATCGTGCCCTGCTCGATCGTGGGCGCGGAGGAGATCTATCCGATGATCGGCAACGCCAGGACGCTGGCCCGGCTGCTCGGGCTGCCCTACGTCCCGATCACGCCCACCTTCCCCTGGCTGGGCCCGCTGGGCGCGGTGCCGCTGCCGACGAAGTGGACCATCCAGTTCGGCGAGCCGATCCCGACCGACAGCTATCCGCCGGAGGCGGCGGACGACCCGATGCTGCTCTTCAACCTCACCGACGAGGTCCGCGAGACGGTGCAGCACACCCTCTACAAGCTGCTGGTGCAGCGGCGTTCGGTGTTCTTCTAG
- a CDS encoding DUF5667 domain-containing protein — MTANVLEHRRARAFADAVEDRPGTAVPIGAPHQEPAGEGQFTELLAAVDALGALPPPVLDPTVKTTQRALLMAEFERAFAAGGGAAVPGQRRGGAHRATEAARRFRPGTRWGRRLAYGGLAAGVAVGALGGVAAASSSALPGDSLYGMKRGLENWQLDFAGSDASRGRLLLDQASNRMSEAQQLMAHQSAGETLSPHLADEVSRALTDMNSEGSQGRELLKAVYRQDHTMAPLQQLASFADSQQQRLRAIEPRLDGQLAPYTGQVQSLLDGISRDIAPLQQLLPQGAGGTSTLPSGGTGAGATPSVGDSGSPSSSVAPSGATTSGTGTTTSGSSAAPKGSTTSGTGSSGGLVQNLTGGLLGGSTPSATPTAASSATSASSASASPAGNGVTVPPLIPGLLPSIGIGLTGG; from the coding sequence ATGACAGCCAATGTGCTTGAGCACCGCAGGGCGAGAGCCTTCGCCGACGCTGTGGAGGACCGCCCCGGCACCGCGGTTCCCATCGGGGCGCCGCACCAGGAGCCCGCCGGCGAGGGTCAGTTCACCGAACTACTGGCGGCCGTGGACGCACTGGGCGCCCTTCCCCCGCCAGTTCTCGACCCGACCGTGAAGACGACTCAGCGCGCCCTGCTGATGGCCGAGTTCGAACGGGCCTTCGCCGCCGGCGGCGGCGCCGCCGTCCCCGGCCAGCGCAGGGGCGGCGCGCACCGTGCCACCGAGGCCGCCCGCAGGTTCCGTCCGGGGACGCGCTGGGGCCGTCGGCTGGCCTACGGCGGCCTGGCGGCCGGCGTCGCCGTGGGCGCGCTCGGCGGGGTCGCCGCGGCGAGCTCCTCGGCCCTGCCCGGCGACTCCCTCTACGGGATGAAGCGCGGTCTGGAGAACTGGCAGCTGGACTTCGCCGGCTCCGACGCCTCCCGCGGGCGGCTGCTGCTGGACCAGGCGTCCAACCGGATGTCCGAGGCGCAGCAGCTGATGGCGCACCAGAGCGCGGGCGAGACCCTCAGCCCGCATCTCGCCGACGAGGTCTCTCGGGCCCTCACCGACATGAACAGCGAGGGCAGCCAGGGCCGCGAGCTGCTCAAGGCCGTCTACCGGCAGGACCACACCATGGCCCCGCTGCAGCAGTTGGCCTCGTTCGCCGACTCGCAGCAGCAGCGCCTGCGTGCGATCGAGCCCCGACTCGACGGCCAGCTCGCCCCCTACACCGGTCAGGTGCAGAGCCTGCTCGACGGGATAAGCCGGGACATCGCCCCGCTGCAGCAGCTCCTGCCCCAGGGCGCCGGCGGCACCTCCACGCTGCCCAGCGGCGGCACGGGTGCGGGGGCGACCCCGTCGGTCGGCGACAGCGGCTCCCCCAGCAGCAGTGTCGCCCCGAGCGGTGCCACCACCTCCGGGACCGGAACCACGACCAGCGGCAGCAGCGCCGCGCCGAAGGGCAGCACCACCTCCGGCACCGGCAGCAGCGGCGGTCTGGTGCAGAACCTGACGGGCGGTCTGCTCGGCGGCAGCACGCCCTCCGCCACCCCCACCGCGGCGAGTTCGGCCACCTCGGCGAGCAGCGCCTCGGCCAGCCCGGCCGGCAACGGCGTGACCGTGCCCCCGCTGATCCCGGGCCTGCTGCCGAGCATCGGCATCGGCCTCACCGGCGGCTGA
- a CDS encoding ECF subfamily RNA polymerase sigma factor, BldN family, which yields MYPHVRNDAPASSLTPVSGLEQLRALVREQLSRLNPVTALAPLTLTALSVAGVGGADGPPYRQTPPARTSVALRTRTSPSSSRTRNANWDREDTPSSADNPIMRLVEKAQDGDSDSFGQLYDHYSDTVYRYIYYRVGSKATAEDLTSETFLRALRRIGTFTWQGRDFGAWLVTIARNLVADHFKSSRFRLEVTTGEMLDSNECERSPEDSVLESLSNAALLDAVHRLNPQQRECVRLRFLQGLSVAETARIMGKNEGAIKTLQYRAVRTLARLLPSDAR from the coding sequence GTGTACCCACACGTCCGGAACGACGCGCCTGCATCCTCCCTGACCCCGGTCAGCGGCCTGGAGCAGCTGCGTGCCCTGGTACGCGAGCAGCTGTCCCGCCTCAATCCCGTCACCGCCCTCGCACCGCTGACGCTGACCGCCCTCTCCGTCGCCGGCGTCGGCGGTGCCGACGGCCCGCCCTATCGCCAGACCCCGCCCGCGCGCACCTCGGTCGCGCTGCGCACCCGCACCTCGCCGTCCTCCTCCCGCACCAGGAACGCCAACTGGGACCGGGAGGACACGCCGTCCAGCGCCGACAACCCGATCATGCGACTGGTGGAGAAGGCCCAGGACGGCGACAGCGACTCCTTCGGACAGCTGTACGACCACTACTCCGACACGGTCTACCGCTACATCTACTACCGGGTCGGCAGCAAGGCCACCGCCGAGGACCTCACCAGCGAGACCTTCCTCCGCGCGCTGCGCCGGATCGGCACCTTCACCTGGCAGGGCCGCGACTTCGGCGCCTGGCTGGTCACCATCGCCCGCAACCTGGTCGCCGACCACTTCAAGTCCAGCCGTTTCCGGCTGGAGGTGACCACCGGGGAGATGCTCGACTCCAACGAGTGCGAGCGCAGCCCGGAGGACTCGGTCCTGGAGTCGCTGTCCAACGCCGCGCTGCTGGACGCGGTGCACCGGCTCAACCCCCAGCAGCGGGAGTGCGTACGGCTGCGCTTCCTGCAGGGCCTGTCGGTGGCGGAGACCGCGCGCATCATGGGCAAGAACGAGGGCGCGATCAAGACTCTCCAGTACCGCGCCGTACGTACACTGGCCCGGCTGCTGCCCAGCGACGCGAGATAG
- a CDS encoding HAD-IB family hydrolase yields MPRLRKLPQEKRSSTVLAGTAAAEAAEAAVASDAAGTTTATAAPGTPGTPGSPVPAEDQHGAAFFDCDNTIVQGAAIFYLGRGLYKRKFFSHRELLRFAWQQAYFRLHGAEHAGHMADAKESALSIVQGHRVEDLERICEEIFEEYIAEKIWPGTRALVRMHLEAGQRVWLVTAAPLEAARVIAARLGMTGALGTVAEALGGVYTGRLVGETLHGPAKAEAVKALAAREGLDLARCAAYSDSANDIPMLSLVGHPYVINPDAELRRHAREQGWRVRDFRTGRKAARIGIPAAVGIGAAAGGTAAAVAMHRNRQR; encoded by the coding sequence ATGCCCAGGCTGCGAAAGCTCCCTCAGGAGAAGCGTTCCTCCACCGTGCTGGCGGGTACCGCCGCCGCGGAGGCGGCCGAGGCCGCCGTCGCGTCCGACGCGGCCGGTACGACCACAGCCACCGCTGCGCCGGGAACGCCTGGGACGCCCGGGAGTCCCGTGCCGGCCGAGGACCAGCACGGCGCCGCCTTCTTCGACTGCGACAACACCATCGTCCAGGGCGCGGCGATCTTCTACCTGGGCCGCGGCCTGTACAAGCGCAAGTTCTTCAGCCACCGCGAGCTGCTGCGCTTCGCCTGGCAGCAGGCCTACTTCCGGCTGCACGGGGCGGAGCACGCCGGGCACATGGCGGACGCCAAGGAGAGCGCGCTGTCGATCGTGCAGGGCCACCGGGTCGAGGACCTGGAGCGGATCTGCGAGGAGATCTTCGAGGAGTACATCGCCGAGAAGATCTGGCCGGGGACCCGCGCGCTGGTGCGGATGCACCTGGAGGCGGGCCAGCGGGTGTGGCTGGTGACCGCCGCGCCGCTGGAGGCGGCCCGGGTGATCGCGGCCAGGCTGGGAATGACCGGGGCGCTGGGCACCGTCGCCGAGGCCCTGGGCGGCGTCTACACCGGACGGCTGGTCGGCGAGACCCTGCACGGCCCGGCCAAGGCCGAGGCGGTGAAGGCCCTGGCCGCGCGCGAGGGCCTGGACCTGGCGCGCTGCGCGGCGTACAGCGACTCCGCCAACGACATCCCCATGCTGTCCCTGGTCGGCCACCCCTATGTGATCAACCCGGACGCCGAGCTGCGCCGGCACGCCCGCGAACAGGGCTGGCGGGTGCGGGACTTCCGCACCGGGCGGAAGGCGGCCAGGATCGGCATCCCGGCCGCGGTCGGGATCGGCGCAGCCGCAGGTGGGACGGCCGCCGCGGTGGCGATGCACCGCAACCGGCAGCGCTGA
- a CDS encoding glutaredoxin family protein, which yields MVGVSPLLRREPRKSPADHLITLIGKPDCHLCEEARAVVHRLAGELGFSWEELDINQDAELYRKYAEQIPVTLIDGRQHDFWKVDETRLRRALGG from the coding sequence ATGGTGGGCGTGAGCCCTCTGCTGCGTCGCGAGCCCCGGAAGAGTCCCGCCGATCATCTGATCACCCTGATCGGCAAGCCCGACTGCCATCTCTGCGAGGAGGCACGGGCGGTGGTGCACCGGCTCGCGGGGGAGCTGGGCTTCTCCTGGGAGGAGCTGGACATCAACCAGGACGCCGAGCTGTACCGGAAGTACGCGGAGCAGATCCCGGTGACCCTGATCGACGGCCGCCAGCACGACTTCTGGAAGGTGGACGAGACCAGGCTGCGGCGGGCGCTCGGCGGATAG